A genome region from Stenotrophomonas maltophilia includes the following:
- the modA gene encoding molybdate ABC transporter substrate-binding protein, with amino-acid sequence MKRVGLLLLGLLATVPALAADLTVSAASSLTESFRELGTAYEKAHPGTKVDFNFAASGVLLQQISRGAPVDVFASADETTMDQAQQQDLLAAGTREVFAVNALWVVVPPQAKAAPRTLKDLAGAGVQRIALGNPDSVPVGRYAKGALEAAGLWPSVQGKTITTQNVRQSLDYVARGEVDAGFVYATDAQAMPDRVRRAFAVPVAGRIAYPLAVTKASAQPVEAKRFTTFVRSAQGQAILAKHGFGKP; translated from the coding sequence ATGAAACGAGTTGGACTGTTGTTGCTGGGACTGCTGGCCACGGTGCCGGCCTTGGCGGCCGACCTGACGGTGTCGGCGGCATCGAGCTTGACCGAGAGCTTCCGCGAACTGGGCACCGCCTATGAGAAGGCACACCCGGGAACCAAGGTCGATTTCAACTTCGCCGCGTCCGGCGTGCTGCTGCAGCAGATCAGCCGCGGCGCGCCGGTGGATGTGTTCGCGTCGGCCGATGAAACCACGATGGACCAGGCCCAGCAGCAGGACCTGCTGGCGGCCGGCACCCGCGAGGTGTTCGCGGTGAACGCGCTGTGGGTGGTGGTGCCGCCGCAGGCCAAGGCTGCGCCGCGTACCTTGAAGGACCTGGCCGGTGCCGGTGTGCAGCGCATCGCACTGGGCAACCCGGACAGCGTGCCGGTCGGCCGCTATGCCAAGGGCGCGCTGGAAGCGGCGGGCCTGTGGCCGTCGGTGCAGGGCAAGACCATCACCACGCAGAACGTTCGCCAGTCGCTGGACTACGTGGCGCGCGGTGAAGTGGATGCCGGCTTCGTCTATGCCACCGATGCGCAGGCGATGCCTGATCGGGTGCGCCGTGCCTTCGCGGTGCCGGTGGCGGGGCGCATTGCCTATCCGTTGGCGGTGACCAAGGCCAGTGCGCAACCGGTTGAAGCCAAGCGCTTCACCACCTTCGTGC
- the mobA gene encoding molybdenum cofactor guanylyltransferase, which produces MNVHTITNIPTDGIVLAGGLSSRMGRDKALLPWHGRTLLEHMRGLLRQAGAERVWVSGNYPAFGGIPDRVARCGPLGGLYSVAMCMPDAAALVLPVDTPNVTPALLQRLRDAPSAACVLFAEEPLPMRLQIDDHCRHVLRELIENPAAHRSLHALRERLGAIELPLADSEYDQLLNCNTSTELEFIAS; this is translated from the coding sequence ATGAATGTGCACACGATCACGAACATTCCCACTGACGGCATCGTGCTGGCCGGTGGTCTTTCCAGCCGGATGGGCCGTGACAAGGCGCTGCTACCGTGGCACGGGCGAACCCTGCTAGAGCACATGCGTGGCCTGCTGCGACAGGCAGGTGCGGAAAGGGTATGGGTGAGTGGCAACTACCCGGCCTTCGGTGGCATTCCTGATCGCGTGGCACGCTGCGGCCCGTTGGGCGGGCTCTACAGTGTGGCCATGTGCATGCCGGACGCTGCCGCTCTGGTGCTTCCGGTGGATACGCCCAATGTGACCCCGGCGTTACTACAACGGTTACGTGATGCGCCTTCGGCTGCCTGTGTGCTGTTTGCGGAAGAACCCCTGCCGATGCGGTTGCAGATTGATGACCATTGCCGGCATGTGTTGCGGGAATTGATCGAGAATCCGGCGGCGCACCGCTCGCTACACGCCCTGCGAGAACGCTTGGGCGCAATCGAGCTGCCACTGGCGGATAGCGAATACGACCAGCTACTCAACTGCAACACCTCAACCGAGCTCGAGTTCATTGCATCATGA
- a CDS encoding molybdenum cofactor biosynthesis protein MoaE, whose translation MSEKIIATVVDRAQAAIDPAEGIAAVSDPGFGGIDVFIGKVRDVNIGRPVTGITYDLFEPLVLNEFKRLAAEVEATFGPKLKLYVAHAKGRLGIGDVAVVVAAGSPHRDEAFRACRQLIEVVKHQCPIWKQEHYEDGDSEWTEGCSLCHADNEPTQAHDNAHECAHDHEHSH comes from the coding sequence ATGAGCGAGAAGATCATCGCGACGGTGGTGGACCGCGCGCAGGCGGCGATCGATCCGGCCGAAGGCATCGCGGCGGTATCTGATCCGGGCTTCGGCGGCATCGACGTGTTCATCGGCAAGGTGCGCGACGTCAACATCGGCCGGCCGGTGACCGGGATCACGTACGACCTGTTCGAACCTTTGGTGCTGAACGAGTTCAAGCGCCTGGCGGCAGAGGTCGAGGCGACGTTCGGTCCGAAGCTGAAGCTGTATGTGGCCCACGCCAAGGGCCGGTTGGGCATTGGCGATGTGGCGGTGGTGGTGGCCGCCGGCAGCCCGCATCGAGACGAGGCATTCCGGGCCTGCCGGCAGTTGATCGAGGTGGTCAAGCACCAGTGCCCGATCTGGAAGCAGGAGCATTACGAGGACGGCGACAGCGAGTGGACCGAAGGCTGCAGTCTCTGCCATGCGGATAACGAACCCACGCAAGCTCATGACAATGCCCATGAATGTGCACACGATCACGAACATTCCCACTGA
- a CDS encoding MoaD/ThiS family protein — MKQVNLQLFGAFSDLDASREIAVDVAGGTVADLRQALRELLPVRWPGFRAGLLDYSAFADQQRVLRDHEALPDDGRVAILPPVSGG, encoded by the coding sequence ATGAAACAGGTGAATCTGCAGTTGTTCGGTGCGTTTTCCGATCTGGATGCCAGCCGCGAAATCGCCGTCGATGTGGCCGGTGGCACCGTGGCCGATCTGCGCCAGGCGCTGCGCGAGCTGCTGCCGGTGCGTTGGCCGGGTTTCCGCGCGGGCCTGCTGGACTACTCGGCGTTTGCCGACCAGCAACGCGTGCTGCGCGACCACGAGGCGCTGCCCGACGATGGCCGCGTGGCGATCCTGCCACCAGTGAGCGGGGGCTGA
- a CDS encoding molybdopterin molybdotransferase MoeA encodes MIPYCEALQHLLDAATPLPAERVPLHEAGGRTLASDIHSGQSLPPFDNSAMDGFALRANGATFEAGTEFAVQGWQAAGDAGAEGGEGAWEIMTGARMPVGLDTVVPVENVEILASEDGRPTRIALTATVKPGQNVRLRGQDVREGERVLCAGQVLDINARTLLHALGVGEVAVVARPRAAVIATGKELVTEAAQALESGQIRDSNRPYLVGRLQAAGAEVVWQGTVGDDVAAFNAVLDEALAAGAQLLISTGAVSAGRYDFVPDALRGRGARIVFHKVAIRPGKPLLFAVLPNGALYFGLPGNPVSAAVGQRFFVEPVLRRLLGLAPEPVLRLPLQADVRKPPGLRFHARARVEMDGQGRLSARVLSGQESFRLMSMLQANAWVVLEAEGDLASAGTFVRVQGWGHHEPVQLVSQES; translated from the coding sequence ATGATTCCCTATTGCGAAGCCTTGCAGCACCTGCTGGACGCGGCCACGCCGCTGCCGGCCGAGCGCGTGCCGCTGCATGAAGCCGGCGGCCGTACCCTGGCCAGTGACATCCACAGCGGGCAGTCGTTGCCGCCGTTCGACAATTCGGCGATGGACGGCTTTGCGCTGCGCGCCAACGGCGCGACGTTCGAGGCCGGTACCGAATTCGCGGTGCAGGGCTGGCAGGCAGCCGGCGATGCCGGCGCCGAAGGCGGCGAGGGTGCCTGGGAAATCATGACCGGAGCGCGCATGCCGGTTGGCCTGGATACGGTGGTGCCGGTCGAGAACGTGGAGATCCTCGCCAGCGAGGACGGCCGCCCGACCCGCATCGCGCTGACCGCGACGGTGAAGCCGGGCCAGAACGTGCGCCTGCGCGGCCAGGACGTGCGCGAGGGTGAGCGCGTGCTGTGCGCCGGCCAGGTGCTGGATATCAATGCCCGCACCCTGCTGCACGCCCTGGGCGTGGGTGAGGTGGCGGTGGTGGCGCGGCCGAGGGCGGCGGTGATCGCCACCGGCAAGGAACTGGTGACCGAGGCGGCGCAGGCGCTGGAATCGGGCCAGATCCGTGACAGCAATCGCCCCTACCTGGTGGGCCGCCTGCAGGCGGCCGGTGCCGAGGTGGTCTGGCAGGGCACGGTGGGCGACGACGTGGCCGCGTTCAATGCGGTGCTGGATGAAGCGCTGGCCGCTGGCGCGCAGCTGCTGATCAGTACCGGCGCGGTGTCGGCCGGCCGCTACGACTTCGTTCCCGATGCGCTGCGTGGCCGTGGTGCGCGCATCGTCTTCCATAAGGTGGCGATCCGCCCCGGCAAGCCGTTGTTGTTCGCGGTGTTGCCCAATGGCGCGCTGTACTTCGGCCTGCCCGGCAACCCGGTTTCGGCTGCCGTGGGCCAGCGCTTCTTCGTCGAGCCGGTACTGCGCCGCCTGCTGGGGCTTGCACCGGAACCGGTGTTGCGGCTGCCGCTGCAGGCCGACGTGCGCAAGCCGCCCGGTCTGCGCTTCCACGCGCGGGCGCGGGTGGAAATGGACGGGCAGGGGCGCCTGAGTGCGCGCGTACTGTCCGGGCAGGAGTCGTTCCGTTTGATGTCCATGCTGCAGGCCAACGCCTGGGTGGTGCTGGAGGCCGAGGGAGACCTGGCCAGCGCTGGCACCTTCGTGCGCGTGCAGGGCTGGGGTCACCACGAACCGGTGCAGCTGGTGAGCCAGGAGTCATGA
- the moaCB gene encoding bifunctional molybdenum cofactor biosynthesis protein MoaC/MoaB — translation MSGELNAAFHMADVRDKRITRRRAVAVGELHAGPVAYPLIVERRLPKGDALVMAEIAGLQGAKMASMLMPLCHPLPLELVQVFCAPVPERQAIRVWCECASEARTGVEMEALAGVNAALLTLYDLSKPVEPALRIEGIRLLFKEGGKRGVWLHPDGMDDAERTRFKPRAPKGLEGAACAVITLSDRASDGTYEDISGPTLVTGLKKLGGEVVAAEVLPDGIEPLAGRLQALAAEGVRLCLCTGGTGLGPRDLTPEALRSLNARPVHGLAQMVRALSAQHTPMAWLSRAEVVQLGNMLVFALPGSPKAAAQCLDILAPVLGHALAMVEGDGHS, via the coding sequence ATGAGTGGGGAATTGAATGCGGCCTTCCATATGGCCGATGTCCGCGACAAGCGCATCACCCGCCGACGTGCGGTGGCGGTGGGCGAGCTGCATGCCGGTCCAGTGGCCTATCCGCTGATCGTCGAGCGCCGCCTGCCCAAGGGCGATGCGCTGGTGATGGCCGAGATTGCCGGCCTGCAGGGCGCCAAGATGGCCTCGATGCTGATGCCACTGTGCCACCCGCTGCCGCTGGAACTGGTGCAGGTGTTCTGCGCGCCGGTACCGGAACGGCAGGCGATCCGCGTGTGGTGCGAGTGCGCCAGCGAGGCGCGCACCGGCGTGGAGATGGAGGCACTGGCCGGCGTCAACGCGGCGCTGCTTACCCTGTACGACCTGAGCAAGCCGGTGGAACCGGCCCTGCGCATCGAAGGTATCCGCCTGCTGTTCAAGGAAGGCGGCAAGCGCGGTGTCTGGCTGCACCCCGACGGCATGGACGATGCCGAGCGCACGCGTTTCAAGCCGCGTGCGCCGAAGGGCCTGGAGGGCGCGGCCTGCGCGGTGATCACGCTGAGCGATCGCGCCAGCGACGGCACCTATGAGGATATCTCTGGCCCGACCCTGGTGACCGGCCTGAAAAAGCTGGGCGGCGAGGTGGTGGCCGCTGAGGTGTTGCCCGATGGCATCGAGCCATTGGCGGGTCGCCTGCAGGCCTTGGCCGCCGAGGGCGTGCGCCTGTGCCTGTGTACCGGTGGTACCGGACTGGGCCCGCGTGACCTGACCCCGGAGGCGCTCCGTTCCCTGAACGCGCGGCCGGTACATGGCCTGGCGCAGATGGTGCGCGCGCTGAGTGCACAGCACACGCCGATGGCCTGGCTGAGCCGCGCCGAGGTGGTGCAGCTGGGCAACATGCTGGTGTTCGCGCTGCCCGGCAGCCCGAAGGCGGCGGCGCAGTGCCTGGATATCCTGGCGCCGGTACTGGGCCACGCCCTGGCGATGGTCGAGGGGGATGGCCACTCATGA
- the moaA gene encoding GTP 3',8-cyclase MoaA — MSAELIRAPEPVGEGALADHPRQLTDGFGRSFPYLRLSLTEACNFRCSYCLPDGYQADGRPRFLQVEEIARLVRAFAALGMSKIRLTGGEPSLRKDLDEIIATVAAVPGIRKVAITTNGTLLPRRLPGWHRAGLTALNVSMDSLQRERFKTITGHDRLPEIEQGLALAQALGLPAIKLNAVLLRGLNDDELPQWMDYLRDRPFSVRFIELMRTGDNEAYFQRHHLRADVVIEQLLAAGWHERPRAADAGPAREYSHPDHRGTVGIIAPYSRDFCKGCNRLRVTAKGDLRLCLFGEFGVPLRPLLQSDDDHDALLARITTQLGLKAAGHGLHQGQTGLTPHLASIGG; from the coding sequence ATGTCAGCCGAGCTCATTCGGGCGCCAGAGCCGGTAGGTGAGGGCGCACTGGCAGATCATCCCCGCCAACTCACCGACGGTTTCGGACGCAGCTTTCCGTACCTGCGCCTTTCGTTGACCGAAGCCTGCAACTTCCGTTGCAGCTACTGCCTGCCCGACGGCTACCAGGCCGATGGCCGCCCGCGCTTCCTGCAGGTGGAAGAAATCGCGCGCCTGGTGCGTGCGTTTGCCGCGCTGGGCATGAGCAAGATCCGCCTGACCGGCGGCGAGCCCAGCCTGCGCAAGGACCTGGATGAGATCATCGCCACCGTGGCGGCGGTGCCGGGCATCCGCAAGGTGGCCATCACCACCAATGGCACGTTGCTACCGCGGCGCCTGCCGGGCTGGCACCGCGCCGGCCTGACCGCGCTGAACGTGAGCATGGACAGCCTGCAGCGCGAACGTTTCAAGACCATCACCGGGCATGACCGCCTGCCGGAGATCGAACAGGGCCTGGCCCTGGCGCAGGCGCTGGGCCTGCCGGCGATCAAGCTCAATGCGGTGCTGCTGCGTGGCCTGAACGACGACGAGCTGCCGCAGTGGATGGACTACCTGCGTGACCGCCCCTTCAGCGTGCGCTTCATCGAACTGATGCGCACCGGCGACAACGAAGCCTATTTCCAGCGCCACCACCTGCGCGCCGACGTGGTGATCGAGCAGCTGCTGGCGGCTGGCTGGCACGAACGGCCGCGCGCCGCCGATGCCGGCCCGGCGCGTGAGTACAGCCACCCGGACCATCGCGGCACGGTGGGCATCATCGCCCCGTATTCGCGTGACTTCTGCAAGGGCTGCAACCGCCTGCGGGTGACCGCCAAGGGTGACCTGCGGCTGTGCCTGTTCGGCGAGTTCGGCGTGCCGCTGCGCCCGCTGCTGCAGAGCGACGATGACCATGACGCGCTGCTGGCACGCATTACCACGCAGCTTGGCCTGAAAGCGGCCGGGCATGGACTGCACCAGGGCCAGACCGGGCTGACCCCGCACCTGGCCTCCATCGGAGGATGA
- a CDS encoding FdhF/YdeP family oxidoreductase encodes MSEQKIPRYKAYDHPAGGWGATGATAKVLMQQSVIAKGSKALLSMNQPGGFKCPSCAFPDADHTKKLEFCENGAKALAWEATKHRATREFFAEHTVQELMAQSDYWLEMQGRLTEPMRYDPVSDHYVPCSWDEAFALIGRHLQALSSPHEAEFYTSGRTPNEAAFLYSIFVREFGTNNFPDCSNMCHEPTSRGLPPAIGVGKGTIVLDDFEHAEAIFVIGQNTGTNSPRMMSNLVEARKRNAPIVAVNPMPERALIRFAEPQDVVQMATFGSTEISSEFVHIRIGGDLALIKGIMKAMFEREAAGESVLDHEFLTEHTVGLEALREEVMSLEWSQIVQVSGIKKEQILRCAEIYIRSRATIICYGMGLTQHQQGSRLLQQVANLLMLRGNFGKPGAGIAPIRGHSNVQGDRTVGIDEKPTQRYLDQVRDVFGFEPPREHGHHVVESIEAMLAGTAKVFIGMGGNFIHAVPDTEIAYRAMRGLELTVGIATKLNRGHLVHGKEALILPVVARSEWIHTPLGEQFVTIEDAMSNVTASRGVLEPVSEHVLPEVEIVCRMAMATLPDSKVDWAACMHDYNHVRELIAAVYPSIYADFNERIQAPRGFHLDIPPRRREWPTPNGKANILVLPGLEVNDLVEDPTMLRLATVRSHDQYNTTIYSYNDRYRGVYNDRMILFMNLEDRVARGIGKEEQVSLETISSDGVCRRVDGLTVLDYPMPRGAIAGYYPELNPLLPLDYFDRISGTPAAKSIPVRVVISQ; translated from the coding sequence ATGTCAGAGCAGAAGATCCCCCGTTACAAAGCCTACGACCATCCTGCCGGTGGTTGGGGTGCCACCGGTGCAACCGCCAAGGTTCTGATGCAGCAGAGCGTCATTGCCAAGGGATCTAAAGCGCTTTTGTCGATGAATCAGCCTGGGGGATTCAAGTGCCCCAGTTGCGCTTTCCCGGATGCAGATCACACCAAGAAGCTGGAGTTCTGCGAAAACGGTGCGAAGGCCTTGGCATGGGAGGCAACCAAGCATCGCGCCACGCGTGAGTTCTTCGCGGAGCACACTGTCCAGGAGCTGATGGCGCAGTCCGACTATTGGCTGGAGATGCAGGGTCGATTGACCGAGCCGATGCGATATGACCCGGTATCCGACCATTACGTTCCTTGTAGCTGGGATGAGGCCTTCGCGCTGATCGGGCGACACCTGCAGGCCCTGTCCAGCCCGCATGAGGCTGAGTTCTACACCTCGGGGAGGACGCCGAACGAAGCCGCGTTCCTGTACTCGATCTTCGTGCGCGAGTTCGGAACCAACAACTTCCCGGACTGCTCGAACATGTGCCACGAGCCGACCAGCCGGGGGTTGCCGCCGGCAATTGGTGTCGGCAAGGGCACTATCGTGCTCGATGACTTTGAGCATGCTGAGGCCATCTTCGTCATCGGCCAGAACACAGGCACCAACTCACCACGAATGATGTCCAACTTGGTGGAGGCGCGGAAGCGTAATGCTCCAATTGTCGCGGTCAATCCTATGCCGGAACGTGCGCTGATTCGCTTTGCCGAGCCCCAGGACGTCGTGCAGATGGCCACGTTTGGCTCCACCGAGATTTCCAGTGAATTTGTACACATTCGCATCGGCGGTGACCTGGCCCTGATCAAGGGCATCATGAAGGCTATGTTCGAGCGGGAAGCGGCCGGCGAGTCTGTTCTCGATCACGAATTCCTGACCGAGCACACCGTCGGGCTGGAGGCATTGCGTGAAGAAGTGATGTCCCTGGAGTGGAGCCAGATCGTCCAAGTGTCCGGGATCAAGAAGGAGCAGATTCTGCGTTGTGCAGAGATCTACATCCGTTCCCGTGCGACCATTATCTGCTATGGCATGGGCCTGACCCAGCACCAGCAAGGATCTCGCCTTTTGCAGCAGGTTGCCAATCTGCTGATGCTGCGCGGCAACTTCGGAAAGCCCGGGGCGGGCATTGCTCCTATTCGCGGCCATTCCAACGTGCAAGGCGACCGTACCGTCGGCATTGATGAGAAGCCGACGCAACGCTACCTGGACCAAGTTCGCGACGTGTTCGGGTTCGAACCGCCGCGCGAACATGGGCACCATGTGGTTGAGTCTATTGAGGCGATGCTGGCTGGAACCGCCAAGGTCTTCATCGGCATGGGCGGGAACTTCATCCATGCTGTTCCTGATACCGAAATTGCCTACAGGGCAATGCGTGGTCTTGAGCTTACGGTTGGCATCGCCACCAAACTCAACCGTGGCCACCTAGTGCATGGCAAGGAGGCGCTGATCCTACCGGTGGTGGCGCGCTCGGAGTGGATCCATACCCCGCTGGGTGAGCAGTTTGTCACCATTGAGGATGCCATGTCGAATGTCACCGCATCCCGTGGAGTACTGGAGCCTGTGAGTGAACATGTTCTTCCGGAAGTTGAGATCGTGTGCCGCATGGCAATGGCAACACTGCCGGACAGCAAGGTCGACTGGGCAGCTTGCATGCACGATTACAACCATGTTCGTGAGCTGATCGCGGCGGTCTATCCCAGCATCTACGCAGACTTCAATGAACGGATCCAGGCGCCGCGTGGCTTCCACTTGGACATTCCGCCGCGCCGCCGTGAGTGGCCGACACCTAACGGGAAGGCCAATATTCTGGTGTTGCCGGGTCTTGAAGTGAACGACCTGGTCGAGGATCCCACTATGCTTCGGCTGGCCACGGTTCGCTCCCATGACCAGTACAACACGACAATCTACAGCTACAACGATCGCTATCGCGGTGTGTATAACGATCGAATGATCCTCTTCATGAACCTGGAAGATCGAGTAGCACGAGGGATTGGGAAGGAGGAACAGGTGAGCCTCGAGACGATCTCCAGTGATGGCGTCTGCCGGCGGGTCGATGGGTTGACTGTGCTTGACTATCCGATGCCGCGTGGCGCGATTGCGGGCTACTACCCTGAACTCAATCCACTGCTTCCTCTGGATTACTTCGATCGCATCAGTGGTACCCCCGCGGCGAAGTCGATCCCGGTCAGGGTGGTCATTTCACAGTGA
- the fdhD gene encoding formate dehydrogenase accessory sulfurtransferase FdhD has translation MQAPSPVPANEPCGIAYRRTLRWRGGERGSIMDSVAEEVPVAMLYNDSPFSVMMASPTDLEDFALGFSMTEGTISDPSQLLRIEVRPSLEGIELAMEVTDSAPIVSMPNDATRNLPGRSGCGLCGASRLEQVLRMPLPIDRPTTYSALALRVALSSLKGLQPMNEAAGSTHAAAWVLPDGAIEVVREDVGRHNALDKLIGAMRRSSTSTNEGLVLLSSRASYEMVSKAAYAGMAIVAAVSAPTALAIDLAKAAGICLVGFARSDGFNIYSHPQRLLDLEAAHLAAV, from the coding sequence ATGCAAGCGCCCAGCCCAGTACCTGCCAACGAGCCCTGCGGCATCGCATATCGAAGAACCCTTCGGTGGCGTGGTGGCGAGCGCGGCTCAATCATGGACAGCGTTGCCGAAGAAGTGCCTGTCGCGATGCTCTACAACGACAGTCCTTTCTCGGTGATGATGGCCAGCCCAACGGATCTGGAAGACTTTGCGCTGGGCTTTTCCATGACGGAGGGAACAATTTCTGATCCCTCCCAACTTCTCCGGATTGAAGTGAGGCCATCGCTGGAAGGCATTGAGCTGGCGATGGAAGTCACAGATAGTGCGCCCATCGTGTCAATGCCCAACGACGCCACCCGCAACCTACCCGGGCGTAGCGGTTGCGGGCTATGTGGAGCTAGTCGACTGGAGCAAGTGCTCAGAATGCCTTTGCCAATCGACCGACCCACCACCTACTCCGCCTTGGCGCTACGCGTAGCACTGTCCTCGCTAAAAGGGCTACAGCCAATGAACGAGGCTGCCGGCTCAACCCACGCAGCAGCATGGGTTCTCCCGGACGGAGCTATCGAAGTGGTACGCGAAGACGTGGGCAGGCACAACGCACTAGATAAGCTCATTGGTGCAATGAGGCGCTCATCGACTTCAACCAACGAAGGTCTCGTGCTTCTATCTAGCCGTGCTAGCTACGAAATGGTGAGTAAGGCCGCCTATGCAGGCATGGCGATCGTTGCAGCGGTATCGGCACCCACAGCCTTAGCCATAGATCTCGCAAAGGCCGCAGGGATCTGTCTTGTCGGTTTCGCGCGCTCGGATGGCTTCAACATCTATTCACACCCCCAGCGCCTACTCGATTTGGAAGCTGCACACCTAGCAGCCGTATGA
- a CDS encoding cytochrome ubiquinol oxidase subunit I — protein MDALLLSRIQFGFLISFHVLFPAFTIGLASWLGFVEWRWLRTRNPVWRDLFFFWQKIFAVSFGMGVVSGIVMAFQFGTNWPRLSQIAGTVIGPLLTYEVLTAFFLEASFLGVMMFGWGRVSPRLHFFSTCMVALGTLFSTFWILASNSWLHTPAGYEMINGVVHPVDWFEVVFNPSFPYRLAHMAIGSFITTCFVVGGVGAWYLRRKEHVEAGRKMLGAAVIFAAITVPVQIFVGDMHGLNTLKHQPMKIAAVEAHWHQGQEGEGVPLVVFAVPNEKEERNDLEIAIPRVGSLILTHSMDGTFAPLTSVPASERPPVTPVLFAFRIMVGIGTLMLLLAWLSAFTLARRKLFDSGALLRAWNWMLPSGFVALVAGWFVTEMGRQPWIVYGVLRTADAVGPQTAWMTAISLAVYVAGYAFVFGWGIWYLVKILRHGPHAQDGSPSLEGGDRTPARPISAADQSL, from the coding sequence ATGGACGCCCTCCTCCTTTCCCGAATTCAGTTCGGCTTTCTCATCAGCTTCCATGTGCTCTTCCCTGCCTTCACCATTGGCTTGGCCAGTTGGCTTGGTTTCGTGGAATGGCGCTGGCTTCGAACCCGCAACCCGGTGTGGCGGGATCTGTTCTTCTTCTGGCAGAAGATCTTTGCCGTGTCCTTCGGCATGGGCGTGGTAAGCGGTATCGTCATGGCGTTCCAGTTCGGCACAAACTGGCCTCGTTTGAGCCAGATCGCCGGAACCGTAATCGGCCCCCTACTGACTTACGAGGTCCTGACAGCCTTCTTCCTGGAGGCAAGTTTCCTCGGAGTGATGATGTTCGGCTGGGGGCGAGTATCACCACGCCTGCACTTCTTTTCCACATGCATGGTCGCACTTGGAACGCTCTTTTCAACGTTCTGGATTCTTGCCTCCAACAGCTGGTTGCATACGCCTGCGGGCTACGAAATGATCAACGGAGTGGTCCATCCGGTTGACTGGTTCGAGGTTGTGTTCAATCCATCGTTCCCCTATCGACTGGCCCATATGGCAATAGGGTCATTCATAACAACCTGCTTCGTGGTGGGTGGTGTTGGCGCCTGGTACCTGCGGCGTAAGGAGCACGTCGAAGCCGGCCGCAAGATGCTTGGGGCGGCTGTGATATTTGCGGCCATTACCGTTCCTGTTCAGATTTTCGTGGGTGACATGCATGGTCTGAACACCCTCAAGCACCAGCCGATGAAGATCGCAGCGGTAGAGGCTCACTGGCATCAGGGCCAAGAAGGTGAAGGAGTTCCGCTGGTCGTCTTCGCTGTACCAAATGAGAAGGAAGAGCGGAACGATCTTGAGATCGCGATTCCGCGTGTTGGCAGCCTCATCCTGACTCACTCCATGGATGGAACCTTCGCACCGCTGACATCCGTACCGGCGAGCGAACGACCTCCGGTCACGCCTGTGCTCTTCGCATTCCGGATCATGGTTGGGATAGGCACCCTCATGCTACTGCTCGCCTGGCTTTCTGCTTTCACCCTGGCCCGCCGTAAGCTGTTCGATTCCGGGGCCCTGCTGCGCGCTTGGAACTGGATGCTTCCAAGTGGGTTCGTTGCTTTGGTGGCCGGCTGGTTTGTCACCGAGATGGGGCGCCAGCCTTGGATTGTCTATGGCGTTTTGCGAACGGCTGATGCCGTGGGACCGCAAACGGCCTGGATGACAGCGATCTCACTCGCGGTCTATGTCGCTGGATATGCGTTCGTATTTGGTTGGGGCATCTGGTATCTGGTCAAGATCCTCCGACATGGCCCACATGCCCAAGACGGAAGTCCGTCGCTAGAGGGTGGTGATCGCACACCTGCACGGCCTATCTCGGCCGCTGATCAATCTCTCTGA